Part of the Bacillus sp. N1-1 genome, AATGGGGAGCAGCAACCGCTTCTTATCAAATCGAAGGCGCAGCGAATGAAGACGGCCGATCGCCGTCCATTTGGGACACGTTCTCCCATGCACCAGGCAATGTAAGAAATGGAGACCATGGAGACGAAGCGTGCAATAGCTATCATTTATATAAAGAAGATGTGCAACATCTGAAGAAACTAGGCGTAGACCTTTATCGCTTCTCAATTGCATGGCCTCGCGTTATGCCAGAAGGAAGAGGTGAGTTGAATCCGAAGGGCGTCGCTTACTACCAAAACCTGATCGATGAGCTTATCGAAAATGGCATTGAGCCGATGATTACCCTTTACCACTGGGATCTTCCTCAAGTTCTCCAGGATGAAGGTGGATGGGAGAATCGTAGCACGATCGATGCGTTTAACGAATATGCCGTAGCGATGTTTAAAGAGTTCGGTGACAAGGTATCGAAGTGGATTACCATCAACGAACCGTGGTGCGCTTCTTTTCTATCAAACTACTTAGGTGCTCACGCTCCAGGTAAAACGGATTTACAAGCGGGCGTCGACGTCGCTCACCATCTGATGCTTGCGCATGGAAAAGCGGTTCAATCGTTCAGAGAGCTTTTACCAGACGGTGAAATCGGCTATGCTCCTAACACAGGCTGGCTTGAGCCGTTCAGTAATAAGCAAGAAGATATCGATGCCTGTAAGCGAGCGATGATGTGGCAGAAGGAATGGTTCATGGATCCTGTCTTCAAAGGATCTTATCCAGAAACGTTGATCACGATTTTCGAAAACCATAATGCAAAGCTCAAGATTGAGGACGGCGACCTCGAACTGCTTTCTCAGCCGATCGATTTCATGGGCATCAACTATTACACAGGTAGCCTTGGACGATACAAAGAAGGAGAAGGTCTTTTCGAAGTAGAGGAGATTCCACTCGATTATCGAAAAACCGATATCGGCTGGCCAATCTATGCAGACGGTTTCTACAATGTCTTAACCGATCTTCACGAAACGTATGGTGATGTGCCGATCTATATTACAGAAAACGGTGCGTGCTACAACCATGAAGTAGAAGATGGTAGCGTTCAGGATCAGGAGCGTGTTGATTACTTAAAGCAGCATCTAACTTCTCTTCATCGTGCCATTCAATCTGGTGTGCCGATCAAAGGCTACATCGTATGGTCGCTTCTCGATAACTTCGAGTGGGCATTTGGCTACGAAAAGCGCTTCGGCATCATTCATGTGAACTATCGCACGTTTGAGCGGACACCAAAGGACAGCTATTACTGGTATCGCCAGACGATTACGAATGGCTGGTTTGAGGTTTAGGTCTGAGGGCTATGGCCTGATGTTTTAGGCTTGAAGTGAGAGCAGGACTCGCGGATGCGGGGGTTGGTCAATCATGAAAAACCAGGCAGAGATACACGTTGTGTGTGGATTGCCTGGTTTTTTGTTTGAGGGTGTTGTGTGATGCTTGCGGGGGAGAGGGAGGGGTGCGAGTGGGCGGTGCGTGGAGCCGTTAGGTAGTTAGAATGATTCTAGTTAGCTAATAAAATCGGATTTTGGCCAATATAGTAGAATTTTAGCCAATAAATATCGGGGCGCTGGAACGTGAGAAGCTAAGAAAGTAAGCTGAGGACCCCATGTCGACACCATTCGCCATATAACGGGTGGTAACAGGCACCATGCACCGGTTCTGCACTTTCCTGTGTGAAGGCGCCAAAAAGCGGAAGGACTATGTTACCATTAATATTGTTGTGTTTTAGGAATAAAAAGGACAGGGAGGTGTAATTTTGGAAAAATGGATGAAGTTTCTTGAAGTAAATTCTTCTCGCATTTTTGATTTGACGATTGAGCACGCCATTTTAGTAGGGTTAGCTATTCTAGTAGCGCTCCTCATTGGTGTACCGCTAGGAATCTATTTAACGACAAATGACTATCTGGCCGAAACAGTTCTACAGATTGCGTCTGTTATGTTAACGATTCCAAGTATTGCGTTATTTGGTGTTATGATTCCTGTCTTCTCGATTGTGAATCAGGGGATCGGGTTTGTACCAGCTTTCGTGGCATTAGTTCTTTATGCCCAACTTCCGATTATCAGGAATACATACACCGCAATTCGTAACGTTAATCCTCAAATGAGAGATGCTGCGATTGGACTCGGAATGAAACCCCTTCAACGTTTGTTCCGTGTCGAGATTCCAAATGCGTTTCCAGTCATTATGGCTGGTATTCGCACAGCTGTTGTGATCAATATCGGCATTGGTGTCATCGCTGCATACATCGGAGCGGGGGGGGCTTGGCGTATTAATTACACAAGGCATCTCACGAGGAGATAACTACTTGATCATTACCGGCTCGGTTGCTGTTGCGATTCTAGCAATGATTGCTGATGGCATCTTACTATGGATTCAAAAACGGTACACACCGAAGAGCATTGCTAATTAAGGAGTGAGGTGTAGGGATGATTACGTTTGACAAAACAACGAAAACATATGAAGGCAATGTCACCGCCGTCAAAGGGGTAGATTTTACCGTAGAAAAAGGTGAGATTGTTGTTCTGTTAGGCCCTTCCGGCTGCGGAAAAACAACATTGCTACGAATGGTTAACCGACTTGAGTCGATTTCAGATGGGAAAATCAACATTGATGGACAAGATTCCATGTCACTGAACCAAACGGCTTTAAGAAGAAAAATTGGCTACGTGATTCAAAGCAATGGTTTGTTTCCGAATATGACCATTGAAGAGAATACGATGATCGTTCCGGATCTCTTAGGCTGGAGTAAGAAGGATAAGAAAGAGCGGTTCCATAAGCTCATGGAGATGATTGGATTAAGCGGAGAGAAATTTGGAAAGCGGTATCCTCATGAACTTTCCGGAGGACAGCAGCAGCGCATCGGAGTTATCCGGGCACTAGCAGCAGATCCACCGGTTATGCTTATGGATGAACCTTTTGGAGCACTTGATCCGATTATCCGGGAAAAAATTCAGGACGAATTTTTGCAAATTCAAAAGGAAGTCAAGAAAACGATTTTGTTTGTGAGTCACGATATTGACGAAGCGATTAAAATGGCCGATAAGATTGTGCTCCTTCGTGGAGGAGAGTTGATGCAGTATGACACGCCTTCCGAGATGCTGGTCCGTCCTAAGAATGAATTCGTTCGAGAGTTCTTTGGAAAAGACAGGGCTATTAAAAGCTTAAGTTTACATACGATCGAGGACCTTCGAGAGATGATTGGTCTGGCGGAATTTGATGATGCGATTGCTGACACAAAGACGATTAATGTAAACCATGACCTGCGGAACACATTATCCATGTTACTTAATCAGGAAGCGGATCAGGTTATTGTTAGTGATGATGATGGAAAGAAGCTCGGTGCGATCACGATTGATATTGTTCAGAAATACCTTCATTACGAAATCAAAGCAAAACCAACCCCAGTTCTAGAGGGGGTATAACATGAATAAGAAGAGGGTTATTAGTCTTGTTGTACGCTATTCGGTCTACGGGCTGGTCGCGTTGTTCTTCTTTTGGGCGATCAGCAACCACTATTTCGATTACATTTTTACTGAATCAACAACATTTTGGCATTTAATTAAACAGCACTTACAGCTTGTGCTTGTTTCATCGGTGCTAGCCTTACTCATTGCCATACCTGGTGGGATACTCGTTACACGGAAGCAATTTAGACGAGCAGAATGGGTTGTCTCAAATACCGTAAACCTCGGTCAAACGATTCCTAGTCTTGCCGTGCTAGCTCTGATGATCAGTATTCTTGGGATTGGATTTCAAACAGCCGTATTTGCGCTGTTTATCTATTCTCTTCTACCGATGTATCGAAATACAGTCGCTGGAATTGATTCCATTGATGAAAATTTAATTGATGCAGCGAGAGGAATGGGGATGAAGCCGATCCAAATTCTTTTCAGAATCGAATTACCGAATGCAGCCTACTCCATATTAGCGGGGGTTCGAACGGCGATTGTCTTAAATATCGGAACGGCTGCTCTTGCTTATGTCGTCGGTGGAGGCGGTCTTGGGGTGTGGATTTTCACTGGAATCCAGCTGTTTGATAATGGCTACTTAATTTCCGGTGCGATCCCCGTCACGCTACTCGCCATTTTTGTTGACTATCTGCTTCGACTTCTCGAGCGTCTGATCGTTCCTGAAGGGTCAAAACCGTCACAAGAATTGTAATGTGTTAGGAGGTGTTTGTGTGAAAAGTAAGATGCTTAGTGGGATCATCATCGTTGTGATCTTAACGATGGTAACATCCTGCTCAACGGTTGGAATTGGCGGGAAACAAATTTCTGTTGGTGGGAAAAACTACACCGAACAGTACTTGCTCTCAGAAATGACGGCTTTCCTTCTTGAGGATGCAGGTTATGATGTGAAGCAAATGAATAACTTGAGTAGTACCGTTGTGCGTAAGGCCCTTGAGAATGAGCAGGTTGATTTGATGTGGGAGTACACGGGAACGGCGCTTCTTACCTACATGGGACAGGACACCATCGCTGATCCTGCCAAAGCCTTTCAGAAGGTAAAAGAGATTGATGGCAAAGAGAATGATATCCATTGGATGAATATGTCTAACGTAAACAACACCTATGCTCTCGCCATGAGAGAAGAGCAGGCAAAGGAGTTAGGTATCCAATCCATCAGTGATCTCGCAGCCTATATGAATGACCATCCCGGAGAGCTTTCCATTGCCTCTGACGCTGAGTTTGCGAACCGTCCCGATGGCATCCCTGGTGTAGAGAAAACGTACGGATTTGAATTCAATACAAATCAGATTAATCAAATGGATATTGGATTAACACAACGAGCATTAGACAATGGCGATGTTGACATATCGGTCGCTTTTGAAACCGATCCCACCATTGTCGAATATAACTTAATTACGCTCAAGGATGACAAGAATTTCTTTCCTCCTTACACAGCAGCAGTCACCATTAATGAAGACGTCTATGAGAAATATCCTGAAGTAAAAGAAATCACCCAACCACTTGCTGAACAGTTAAACAGCGACATCATGCGAGAATTAAACTACAAGGTAGACATTGAAGGAAACAGTGTTTCCGTTGTTGCGCATGATTGGCTTGTGGAGAATGGGTTATTGGAAGAGTAGTGAATGACTACTAAAAAAAGGCCTTTCCCTTAGTGTAATGAGGGAAAGGCCTTTTCATGTAGAAAGAAGCTTCAACTAGTGAACAAAGGCGTCTGCTATTTCAGGTTAGAATGATTCTAGTTAGCCGATAAAATGCGGATTTGGCTAATATAATTGGGATTTGGACAATAAAAACGCGATTTAGCCAATATATCAAAATGTTGGCCAATAAACTGACCAGCATACCGTCATGAACCAACATTCTTCTTCAAATAGCTCTCAAACAGTAAATCAATTAAGAGCATTAACGTCGATCGTGCGGTGATGTCGTAGCCACCGAACTTCACTTTTCCAACCGTCATACTGAGGTTTGTTTTTACCATCCGACCGAGTGTGGAGTCAGATGAATTCGTGATCGCTGCTGTATCCACGACCATAAAGGAAAGCTTTTCTGCCGCATGAATGAGCGTTTTCGTTTCACCACTTGTGGAGATGAAAAAGACAAGGTCATCAGGTTTCACCATGTTTGGAAGTAAGTCAATCATATGCGATTCATATGTATAATGCGTTTGTTTGTTCGTTTGCATAAGCAGCTTACTAAAGTATTCGGCCATCATTTTTGATAAACCTACACCAACGACAATCACGCGGGCAGCTTTGGCAACCTTCTCGCTTAGTCGATCGAGTTCATCTAGTTGAATGGTTTCGAAGGCTTGGATAAAACTCTTTTTATAGCTTTCCACCGGATGATCATTTAACATTCTTTGCTGGTCATCGCTGGTCTTCAATCGGTACTTCAGTTCTGAAAAGCCCTCTAATCCTAGCTTGTGAGACATGCGGACGATTGTCGTCGTACTCACATTATTCACTTTTGCGATTTCAGTGAGAGAGAGGTTTTTCGCTTCGCTTAAATGCTGGTCAATGTAATACAGCACCTGCTTCTCTGTAGGCGTCAGTTGTGCAAGGTGATTCCCAAATTGATCAATGATCTGTCCCATAATAAACTCCTCTTTTACGTGTATGCTAGGTCAAGTATAGCATGCGCTTTCATGAGTCTGTACAATTGTACAGACTATGTACATAAACAACCAATCATTCTATGGTACAACATAACTATAAGAACTTGTAAGTGTTTTCAACACAAGAAAGTTAGGAGTGAATGGGATATGGAACTAAAGAATATAACGGATCCAAATTTAATCATGTTCGATGTGGAAGGGGATCACAAAGAGCAAGTCATTAAGCAACTCACATCAACATTATTTAAAGAAGGCTACCTAGAATCCGAACAGCCATTTTTGGAAGCGGTTTTACAACGAGAAGACGTATCACCAACAGGAATGGAGCGAGGGCTTGCGATTCCGCATGGTAAATCAACTGTTGTAAAAAAAGCCGTCTTTGCGGTTGCGAGGTTAACAACCCCTCTCGACGATTGGGAAAGCATCGATCCTAACAACAAAGTTCAACTGGTTTTCTTGATTGCAATTCCAGAAAGCGAAGCGGGAACCACACATTTAAAAGTATTGTCTACATTAAGTACGAATTTAATGCGCGACGGGTACCTTGAAGGACTCATGGCATCAAACACAACAGAAGAATTTCTGAACGGTCTGGATGTTGACGAGAAGAAAGAAGCCAAAAGCGACCAGAACTTCACAAAAACAGTCGTTGCGGTAACTGCCTGTGCAACAGGAATCGCTCACACGTACATGGCGGCAGAAGCACTCGAAAAAGCCGGGCGTGAACTTGGTGTGAATGTCCTAGTTGAAAAGCAAGGCGCAAACGGAATTGAAGACGCGCTTACGCCTTCGGTCATCGAAAAAGCAGACGCTGTGATTTTGGCAACGGATATCGCTCCGAAACAAAAAGAACGTTTCGCAGGGAAACCGTATGTGCAAACACGGGTAGCTGAACCGCTTAGACGCGGAAAAGAAATGATTCAAAAAGCGTTAACGAATCCAGACGGCGTTGTTGAGAAAAACGAATCAGACGACGAGGCAGCACCCTCTTCTCAGAGTGGTGGTGGGTTTCTAAAAGACACCGTCCAAGCCGTTATGACCGGGATCTCTTACATGATTCCAGTCATCGTTGCAGCAGGGTTAATGATGGGAATTGCGAAGCTTGGCGCCATGCCGTTTGGTCTTGTGAATGAGTTAGGCGATCCGAAATACGCGACGCATTCAAATGAACTCTTCGTCATCCTGCACCATCTTGATCTATTTGGCGGATTAATCTTTAAATTCATGTATCCGATCTTTGCTGCTTTTGTTGCGTATTCATTAGCTGACCGTGTTGGATTAGTATCCGGGTTTATTGGAGGAGCCTTTGCTGGTGGACTTCATTACACCTTCTGGGGAATTGCGGATGGCATTCCTTCTGGCTTCTTAGGTGCCTTAATTCTCGGTCTAGCTGCAGGGTATATTTCACGATTCTTGAACCAGAAGATTCAACTCAGTAAGAACTTCCAGGCGATGAAACCGATGTTTCTTATCCCTGCGATCAGTGTATTATCGATCTTCTTTTTAAACTTCTACATTGTCGACCCTGTATTTGGCGGGTTGAATGTTGTCTTAAGAACTTGGATTGAATCAGCTCAAGGAACGGGTGATGTTGTTCTTGCATCCATCATCGCTGCAGCGACTGCATTTGACCTTGGTGGACCGATTAATAAAGCAGCCGGTGCGATCGCGATTGGTCTCGCAGCGGATGAAGTTTATCCATTAACGGCACGCGTGTTGGCAATCGTTATCCCGCCAATCGGACTTGGTTTAGCAACGGTTATTGATAAATATGTTGTGGGACGTCGCGTTTTTGAAGCAGATCTTCGTGTCGCTGGGAACACCGCGCTACTACTAGGATTTATCGCGATTAGTGAAGGGGCAATTCCATTTATGCTTCGGAATCCGCTTATCACGATACCAATCAACATTATCGGCGCGATTCTTGGCGCTAGTACAGCCGTTTTATTAGGCGCAGTGCAATGGCTGCCGCTACCCGCTTTCTGGGGATGGCCGCTCGTTGAAAACCTGTGGGCTTACTTGCTAGGACTTATTGTCGGTGCAGCCTTTATCGCATTCGCCAACATCTTTGTTCGCTTTACGATTTTAAAGAAAAAAGAAAGACACGCTTAAAATAAATATAGGGGCACATCTTGCAGAAGAGTGACCCCTCTTTCTATTAACGAGGCATCCTTGGAGGGAAACCGAATGAAGCAGAAAAAAGTATACGTCGTCCCACACTCACATTGGGACCGCGAATGGTATTTTACAATAGAAGATTCGAACTTATTGTTAGTTGAAAATATGGATCGTCTGATGGACGTTATGGAAAAGGATCAGGAGTACACAGGCTATGTGTTCGACGCGCAATCGTCTATTCTTGATGAATACTTGAAAATTCGTCCTGAAGAGAAAGAGCGTCTCGCAGGGTTGATCAAAGACAAGCGGATCATTGTTGGTCCCTGGTATACCCAGGCAGATTCGCTATTAGTTAACAAAGAATCGCTCATCCGGAACTTACTATATGGTACGCGCATTGCCGAAAAGATGGGACATAGCATGAACGTCGGTTATCTCCCGGATATTTTCGGACAAAACACGTACTTGCCATCGATTTTTAACGAGTTCGGCATCGATTATAGCATTCTGCAACGCGGTATTTATACCGATCAGCTAAAAGGTGATCTGAATTTCACATGGAAATCTCCAGACGGAAAAAGTGTGAAAGCCAATAACATCTACTTTGGGTATGGACCTGGAAAATTCTTGTCTCCTGAAGAGGATTATATGGAAGAACGACTGCTCCCCATCTTAGATAAAATTTCTGCCCTCAACAAAAGCACGGATAACTTGCTGTTACCTGCAGGAGGCGATCAAGTGCTTATTCGGGAGCATTTCCCTGAAACCGTGAAAGCACTGAATGAGAAGGATGAGAAACATGAGTACATCCTTTCAGATTATGAAACGTTCATGAACGAAACGTTCGATGAAGCGGATCGCTTCACGAATGAGATCGAAGGAGAACTGATCGGAACGCAGAAATCACGTATTCACAACACGATCCGTTCACAGCGTTATGACATTAAGAAGCTGAATGATATCGCTGAAAAGAAGTTGATTCATGAGCTAGAGCCACTTGGAAGCATTGCGAGCACGCTCGGATTACGCTATCCAAACGTGTGGCTTGATGAAATGTGGAAAATGCTCTTCGATGTGCATGCGCACGACAGCATCGGCGGCTGTAATTCAGACGATACGAATCGGGAAATCGTCAACCGGTTAACGAAAGTGATTCGCATGGCGGATGGCTGCTTGAATTTGTTGAAAAAGCAAATCACGGAAGCGATTAGCCGTAACCTGAATAACGATAACATTTTGGTTCTGTTCCAACTACTTCCTACTCCTTTCGAAGGGGCACAAAAGGCGATCTTGTTTACGAGAGAAAAGGCGTTTTCAGTCAAAGATTTGTACGGAAACACTGTCGAGATGGACAACCTGAACCAGGAATATATGAGCGGTGGAAAGACGATCGTCGTAACAGCTGAAGGCGAAAAGCAAGTAGAAGCGTCGGGATATTACCGAAATGAAGTGCTGCTGCAGAACCTTGAGTTGCCTGCAATGGGGTATCAAACGTATGAAGTTGTTGAAGGTGTTGAAGCGAGTACTGAAAAGCCAGGTCAGGTGGACAAAACGAAGATCGAAAATGATCATCTGGCCATTTTCGTAGAGGACGAGTCCTTGAAGCTCGCAATGAAATCAAGCGGACAAATCATTCCTGACTTCTTGACGTTCGAGAACGTAGCGGATGCAGGGGACTCGTACGATTTCTCTCCATTAAAAGGGGACGAGCCGATCTACAGTCGCGTTCAATCCGTCAACGTGAGTGCCAAAAAGGGCGTGCAAATAATGAACGTCCAGCACGAGCTTCATGTACCTGCAAATCTGGAAGAGCGGGAATCCGGCATCCGGACGAAAGAGCTCGTCATTCATTCGACGTTCCAGCTTCGTACGGGGGAAGATTTCCTTCGCGTAACGCACAGCGTAAACAATGACGTGAAAGATCATCGTATTAGAGTGTTGCTGCAAACGTCGCTACATCAGCCGGAGCATTCATTCGGCGATCAGGGCTTTAGCTTCATCCAGCGCCCGACTGTGAATCCTTATATGGCGAGCTGGAAAGAGCAGAAGTTCGCGGAAGCACCAGTGCCGATCTATCCGCTTGAAAATATGGCGGGTGCTACAGATGGCAAGCTAACCGCTGCGGTTGTGACGAAGGGAATCAAAGAGTATCAGCTGATAAAAGAGACAGGCGAGCTTGCGCTAACATTATTCCGAAGCGTCGGGCTACTTGGCCGAGATGATCTGGAATGGCGTCCGGGAAGAGCATCGGGGATTAACAACAAAGTCGTCTACACACCTGACGCGCAGATGCAGGGTGAGATGACGTTTGATTACGCGGTTCACTTTTCGGATAGCTATGATGAACGCGCACTAATTAAGATTATCGATCGCTACAATGATCATGCGGTTAGCTACCAAAAACAAACGCTAAACACGTTTGAAGAAAGATTGGATCGTTTCGAAATTCCATACCCTGTTACATCGCTACCAGCATCGTTAAGTTTGATGCAAACATCGAACGAGAATGTCTTCTTCAGTTCTATGAAACAAGCACATGATGATCGGACAATCATGATTAGGCTCTTTAATCCAAGCACTCAAGAACAGAAGGTCCAACTGCTTGGTGAGCACATTCAATCGATTATGCAAACGACATTGGATGAGAAAAACGGCATCGAAATGAACGATGATGTCACAGTCTCATCAAAAGGGTACGTGACCCTGAAACTGACGACAAAGGTGGATGTTCAATGAGCTTTCTAAACAAGGTCGAGAACCTACTAACGACGATTTACGGTGAAGACTACACACCAGCATACAAAGAAGAGCTAATGAAAACCGTCGAAGCATGGAAACAAAAAGCGTGGAAAGCGTCAGCCCCACTTTCCGAGAAAAACGTCTATCTCATCACGTATGGCGATGCGATTCAAGAGGAAGGGCAGCCTACCTTAAAGACGTTAAACAAATTTATTCAGGAGCACGCAAAAGATGAAATCACAGATGTTCATTTATTGCCG contains:
- a CDS encoding GH1 family beta-glucosidase; protein product: MTTIQFPKTLKWGAATASYQIEGAANEDGRSPSIWDTFSHAPGNVRNGDHGDEACNSYHLYKEDVQHLKKLGVDLYRFSIAWPRVMPEGRGELNPKGVAYYQNLIDELIENGIEPMITLYHWDLPQVLQDEGGWENRSTIDAFNEYAVAMFKEFGDKVSKWITINEPWCASFLSNYLGAHAPGKTDLQAGVDVAHHLMLAHGKAVQSFRELLPDGEIGYAPNTGWLEPFSNKQEDIDACKRAMMWQKEWFMDPVFKGSYPETLITIFENHNAKLKIEDGDLELLSQPIDFMGINYYTGSLGRYKEGEGLFEVEEIPLDYRKTDIGWPIYADGFYNVLTDLHETYGDVPIYITENGACYNHEVEDGSVQDQERVDYLKQHLTSLHRAIQSGVPIKGYIVWSLLDNFEWAFGYEKRFGIIHVNYRTFERTPKDSYYWYRQTITNGWFEV
- a CDS encoding ABC transporter ATP-binding protein — encoded protein: MITFDKTTKTYEGNVTAVKGVDFTVEKGEIVVLLGPSGCGKTTLLRMVNRLESISDGKINIDGQDSMSLNQTALRRKIGYVIQSNGLFPNMTIEENTMIVPDLLGWSKKDKKERFHKLMEMIGLSGEKFGKRYPHELSGGQQQRIGVIRALAADPPVMLMDEPFGALDPIIREKIQDEFLQIQKEVKKTILFVSHDIDEAIKMADKIVLLRGGELMQYDTPSEMLVRPKNEFVREFFGKDRAIKSLSLHTIEDLREMIGLAEFDDAIADTKTINVNHDLRNTLSMLLNQEADQVIVSDDDGKKLGAITIDIVQKYLHYEIKAKPTPVLEGV
- a CDS encoding ABC transporter permease; protein product: MNKKRVISLVVRYSVYGLVALFFFWAISNHYFDYIFTESTTFWHLIKQHLQLVLVSSVLALLIAIPGGILVTRKQFRRAEWVVSNTVNLGQTIPSLAVLALMISILGIGFQTAVFALFIYSLLPMYRNTVAGIDSIDENLIDAARGMGMKPIQILFRIELPNAAYSILAGVRTAIVLNIGTAALAYVVGGGGLGVWIFTGIQLFDNGYLISGAIPVTLLAIFVDYLLRLLERLIVPEGSKPSQEL
- a CDS encoding glycine betaine ABC transporter substrate-binding protein, which translates into the protein MKSKMLSGIIIVVILTMVTSCSTVGIGGKQISVGGKNYTEQYLLSEMTAFLLEDAGYDVKQMNNLSSTVVRKALENEQVDLMWEYTGTALLTYMGQDTIADPAKAFQKVKEIDGKENDIHWMNMSNVNNTYALAMREEQAKELGIQSISDLAAYMNDHPGELSIASDAEFANRPDGIPGVEKTYGFEFNTNQINQMDIGLTQRALDNGDVDISVAFETDPTIVEYNLITLKDDKNFFPPYTAAVTINEDVYEKYPEVKEITQPLAEQLNSDIMRELNYKVDIEGNSVSVVAHDWLVENGLLEE
- a CDS encoding MurR/RpiR family transcriptional regulator; amino-acid sequence: MGQIIDQFGNHLAQLTPTEKQVLYYIDQHLSEAKNLSLTEIAKVNNVSTTTIVRMSHKLGLEGFSELKYRLKTSDDQQRMLNDHPVESYKKSFIQAFETIQLDELDRLSEKVAKAARVIVVGVGLSKMMAEYFSKLLMQTNKQTHYTYESHMIDLLPNMVKPDDLVFFISTSGETKTLIHAAEKLSFMVVDTAAITNSSDSTLGRMVKTNLSMTVGKVKFGGYDITARSTLMLLIDLLFESYLKKNVGS
- a CDS encoding fructose-specific PTS transporter subunit EIIC; the encoded protein is MELKNITDPNLIMFDVEGDHKEQVIKQLTSTLFKEGYLESEQPFLEAVLQREDVSPTGMERGLAIPHGKSTVVKKAVFAVARLTTPLDDWESIDPNNKVQLVFLIAIPESEAGTTHLKVLSTLSTNLMRDGYLEGLMASNTTEEFLNGLDVDEKKEAKSDQNFTKTVVAVTACATGIAHTYMAAEALEKAGRELGVNVLVEKQGANGIEDALTPSVIEKADAVILATDIAPKQKERFAGKPYVQTRVAEPLRRGKEMIQKALTNPDGVVEKNESDDEAAPSSQSGGGFLKDTVQAVMTGISYMIPVIVAAGLMMGIAKLGAMPFGLVNELGDPKYATHSNELFVILHHLDLFGGLIFKFMYPIFAAFVAYSLADRVGLVSGFIGGAFAGGLHYTFWGIADGIPSGFLGALILGLAAGYISRFLNQKIQLSKNFQAMKPMFLIPAISVLSIFFLNFYIVDPVFGGLNVVLRTWIESAQGTGDVVLASIIAAATAFDLGGPINKAAGAIAIGLAADEVYPLTARVLAIVIPPIGLGLATVIDKYVVGRRVFEADLRVAGNTALLLGFIAISEGAIPFMLRNPLITIPINIIGAILGASTAVLLGAVQWLPLPAFWGWPLVENLWAYLLGLIVGAAFIAFANIFVRFTILKKKERHA
- a CDS encoding glycoside hydrolase family 38 C-terminal domain-containing protein yields the protein MKQKKVYVVPHSHWDREWYFTIEDSNLLLVENMDRLMDVMEKDQEYTGYVFDAQSSILDEYLKIRPEEKERLAGLIKDKRIIVGPWYTQADSLLVNKESLIRNLLYGTRIAEKMGHSMNVGYLPDIFGQNTYLPSIFNEFGIDYSILQRGIYTDQLKGDLNFTWKSPDGKSVKANNIYFGYGPGKFLSPEEDYMEERLLPILDKISALNKSTDNLLLPAGGDQVLIREHFPETVKALNEKDEKHEYILSDYETFMNETFDEADRFTNEIEGELIGTQKSRIHNTIRSQRYDIKKLNDIAEKKLIHELEPLGSIASTLGLRYPNVWLDEMWKMLFDVHAHDSIGGCNSDDTNREIVNRLTKVIRMADGCLNLLKKQITEAISRNLNNDNILVLFQLLPTPFEGAQKAILFTREKAFSVKDLYGNTVEMDNLNQEYMSGGKTIVVTAEGEKQVEASGYYRNEVLLQNLELPAMGYQTYEVVEGVEASTEKPGQVDKTKIENDHLAIFVEDESLKLAMKSSGQIIPDFLTFENVADAGDSYDFSPLKGDEPIYSRVQSVNVSAKKGVQIMNVQHELHVPANLEERESGIRTKELVIHSTFQLRTGEDFLRVTHSVNNDVKDHRIRVLLQTSLHQPEHSFGDQGFSFIQRPTVNPYMASWKEQKFAEAPVPIYPLENMAGATDGKLTAAVVTKGIKEYQLIKETGELALTLFRSVGLLGRDDLEWRPGRASGINNKVVYTPDAQMQGEMTFDYAVHFSDSYDERALIKIIDRYNDHAVSYQKQTLNTFEERLDRFEIPYPVTSLPASLSLMQTSNENVFFSSMKQAHDDRTIMIRLFNPSTQEQKVQLLGEHIQSIMQTTLDEKNGIEMNDDVTVSSKGYVTLKLTTKVDVQ